The Ruminococcus bovis genome includes a region encoding these proteins:
- the aroQ gene encoding type II 3-dehydroquinate dehydratase has protein sequence MKKILVMLGPNLNMVGTREKNIYGEENADTINQDIKSFAENIGFECDIFQSNHEGDLIDKIHSTLGVYDGVVLNAGALTHYSYALRDAIASVTAVPFIEVHMSNVHKREEFRHKSVISAVCAGVICGFGKDSYRLGIEALKGLI, from the coding sequence ATGAAGAAAATTTTAGTAATGCTAGGTCCAAACCTAAATATGGTTGGCACAAGAGAAAAAAATATTTACGGTGAAGAAAATGCTGATACCATAAATCAGGATATTAAGTCATTTGCAGAGAATATAGGTTTTGAATGTGATATTTTTCAGTCAAACCATGAGGGTGACTTAATTGATAAAATTCATAGCACTTTAGGTGTATATGATGGTGTTGTTCTAAATGCAGGTGCTTTGACTCATTATAGTTATGCATTAAGAGATGCTATTGCTTCAGTAACTGCAGTACCATTTATTGAAGTTCATATGTCTAATGTACATAAGAGAGAAGAATTTCGCCATAAGTCAGTTATCTCAGCAGTATGTGCCGGTGTAATTTGTGGCTTTGGCAAAGACAGTTACAGACTTGGTATTGAAGCATTAAAAGGATTGATTTAG
- the rpsU gene encoding 30S ribosomal protein S21: MAEVRLKDNESLESALRRFKKQCARAGVIAEVRKREAYEKPSVKRKKKSEAARKRKYK; encoded by the coding sequence ATGGCAGAAGTTAGATTAAAAGACAATGAATCTCTTGAAAGTGCACTAAGAAGATTTAAGAAGCAGTGTGCTAGAGCTGGCGTTATTGCTGAAGTTCGTAAGAGAGAAGCTTACGAGAAGCCTTCCGTTAAGCGTAAAAAGAAATCTGAAGCAGCTCGTAAGAGAAAGTATAAGTAA
- the leuS gene encoding leucine--tRNA ligase: MKYNHLVVEPKWQKAWEEKGCFHAEENSDKKKFYALIEFPYPSGQGLHVGHPRPYTALDVVSRKRRLQGYNVLYPIGWDAFGLPTENYAIKNHIHPEIVTKNNVARFKKQIQSLGISFDWSREINTTDPEYYKWTQWIFLQLFKHGLAYKKEMAVNWCTSCKCVLANEEVVNGVCERCGSEVVRKVKSQWMLKITEYADRLIKDLDLVDYPDRVKAQQKNWIGKSTGAEVDFNTTEGDKLTVYTTRCDTLFGATYMVISPEHPCIEKWNDKIKNIEDVKAYQAEAAKKSDFERTELVKEKTGVMLDGVKAINPVNGKEIPIFVSDYVLVSYGTGAIMAVPAHDTRDWEFAKKFNLPIIEVVKGGDDVQKEAFTDCATGVMVNSDFLTGLTVEEAKKKMISWLEENKVGRAKTNYKLRDWVFSRQRYWGEPIPIVHCDKCGYVPIPESELPLRLPMVDSYEPTDTGESPLSKITDWVETTCPCCGGKAHRETDTMPQWAGSSWYFLRYMDPHNKEALASKEALNYWSPVDWYNGGMEHTTLHLLYSRFWHKFLYDIGVVPTPEPYAKRTSHGMILGENGEKMSKSRGNVVNPDDIVQQYGADTMRLYEMFIGDFEKAAPWNDKGIKGCRRFVERYYNLQEKLIDGDEVRPELECSIHKTIKKVSEDIENIKFNTAIASLMALMNDINAVGSINKKEYAIFSILLNPFAPHVTEEIWSTCNLGDGMVVDQPWPEYDESKCKANEIEIAVQVNGKIKTKLMIPAEAEQAEVIALAKADENVKKSVEGMNIIKEIYVKGRLVNIVVKP, encoded by the coding sequence TTGAAGTACAATCATTTGGTAGTAGAGCCTAAGTGGCAAAAAGCATGGGAAGAAAAGGGTTGTTTCCATGCAGAAGAAAATAGCGACAAAAAGAAATTCTATGCATTAATTGAATTCCCTTATCCATCAGGACAAGGTCTTCATGTTGGTCATCCAAGACCATATACTGCACTTGATGTTGTTTCTAGAAAGAGAAGATTACAGGGATATAATGTACTATATCCAATCGGTTGGGATGCTTTTGGTCTTCCAACAGAAAATTATGCTATTAAAAACCACATCCACCCTGAAATTGTAACAAAGAATAATGTTGCACGATTTAAAAAGCAAATTCAGTCACTTGGTATTTCATTTGACTGGAGTCGTGAAATCAATACAACCGATCCTGAATATTATAAATGGACTCAGTGGATTTTCCTACAACTATTTAAGCATGGTTTAGCTTATAAGAAAGAAATGGCAGTTAACTGGTGTACTTCTTGTAAGTGTGTTCTAGCTAATGAAGAAGTTGTCAATGGTGTTTGTGAGCGTTGTGGCAGTGAAGTTGTAAGAAAAGTTAAGTCACAGTGGATGCTAAAGATTACAGAATATGCCGATAGACTTATTAAAGACCTTGATTTAGTAGATTATCCTGACAGAGTTAAGGCTCAGCAGAAGAACTGGATTGGCAAGTCAACAGGTGCTGAAGTTGATTTCAACACAACTGAGGGCGATAAGCTAACAGTATATACTACAAGATGCGATACACTATTTGGTGCTACATATATGGTTATTTCACCTGAACATCCTTGTATTGAAAAGTGGAATGACAAGATTAAGAATATTGAAGATGTTAAGGCTTATCAGGCAGAGGCTGCTAAGAAGTCTGACTTTGAAAGAACAGAATTAGTTAAAGAAAAAACAGGTGTTATGCTTGACGGTGTTAAGGCTATCAACCCTGTAAACGGTAAAGAAATTCCTATTTTCGTTTCTGACTATGTTCTTGTTTCTTACGGTACAGGTGCTATTATGGCTGTTCCTGCTCACGATACTCGTGACTGGGAATTTGCAAAGAAATTTAACCTACCTATTATTGAAGTTGTTAAGGGTGGCGATGATGTACAGAAAGAAGCATTTACAGACTGTGCAACAGGCGTAATGGTTAATTCTGATTTCTTAACAGGCTTAACAGTAGAAGAAGCTAAGAAAAAGATGATTTCTTGGTTGGAAGAAAACAAAGTAGGTAGAGCAAAGACTAACTATAAACTAAGAGACTGGGTATTCTCTCGTCAGAGATATTGGGGTGAACCTATTCCAATCGTTCATTGTGATAAGTGTGGTTATGTTCCAATTCCTGAAAGTGAACTACCACTAAGACTACCTATGGTTGATTCTTATGAACCAACAGATACAGGTGAATCACCACTATCTAAGATTACTGATTGGGTAGAAACCACTTGTCCTTGTTGTGGTGGTAAGGCTCACAGAGAAACTGATACAATGCCTCAGTGGGCAGGTTCATCATGGTACTTCCTAAGATATATGGACCCACACAACAAAGAAGCATTAGCAAGTAAAGAAGCACTTAACTACTGGTCACCTGTTGATTGGTATAACGGTGGTATGGAACATACAACACTTCACTTACTATATAGCCGTTTCTGGCATAAGTTCCTATATGATATTGGTGTAGTACCTACTCCTGAACCATATGCTAAGAGAACAAGCCATGGTATGATTCTTGGTGAAAATGGCGAAAAGATGAGTAAGTCTAGAGGCAATGTTGTTAATCCGGATGATATTGTACAGCAGTATGGTGCTGATACTATGCGTCTATATGAAATGTTCATCGGTGACTTTGAAAAGGCTGCTCCTTGGAATGACAAGGGCATTAAGGGCTGTAGAAGATTTGTAGAAAGATACTATAACCTACAAGAAAAGCTAATTGACGGTGATGAAGTTCGTCCTGAACTGGAATGTTCAATTCATAAGACAATCAAGAAAGTATCCGAAGATATTGAAAATATCAAGTTTAATACTGCAATTGCATCATTAATGGCACTTATGAATGACATTAATGCAGTTGGTTCAATCAATAAGAAAGAATATGCAATTTTCTCAATTCTGCTAAATCCATTTGCTCCTCATGTAACAGAAGAAATTTGGTCAACTTGTAACTTAGGTGACGGTATGGTTGTTGATCAGCCTTGGCCAGAATATGACGAAAGCAAGTGCAAAGCAAATGAAATTGAAATTGCTGTTCAGGTTAATGGCAAGATTAAGACTAAGCTTATGATTCCTGCAGAAGCAGAACAGGCTGAAGTTATTGCCCTTGCAAAGGCTGATGAAAATGTAAAGAAGTCAGTTGAAGGTATGAATATTATTAAGGAAATTTATGTTAAGGGAAGACTTGTTAACATAGTTGTTAAGCCTTAA
- the rsfS gene encoding ribosome silencing factor, with protein MDTKEQAHLIAKALSSKKGLDVEVIKISDVSVLADYIVIATGTSSTHVKALADEVEYQLDEAGFSVSHVEGHRGNGWILLDYIDIIVHVFDDKSREYYNLERLWEDGTVVKFDDVD; from the coding sequence ATGGATACAAAAGAACAGGCACATTTAATTGCCAAAGCACTTTCAAGCAAAAAAGGACTTGATGTAGAAGTTATCAAAATTTCTGATGTTTCAGTTCTTGCTGATTATATTGTAATTGCAACCGGTACTAGTTCAACTCATGTAAAGGCTCTGGCTGATGAGGTTGAATATCAGCTTGACGAAGCAGGATTTTCTGTAAGTCATGTAGAGGGTCACCGTGGTAACGGTTGGATTTTACTTGATTATATTGATATTATCGTTCATGTATTTGATGACAAGTCCCGTGAATACTACAACCTTGAAAGATTGTGGGAAGACGGTACTGTTGTTAAGTTTGACGATGTAGATTAA
- the yqeK gene encoding bis(5'-nucleosyl)-tetraphosphatase (symmetrical) YqeK, protein MSIESYKKIIKGRMGEKRYIHSVNVAKQAQKLAKIYGCDEEKAMTAGILHDVTKETPFDEQLKIITEGGIILDEIEKSSQKLWHPISGSVYIQKYLDINDADIINAIRFHTTGRSNMSLLEKIIFVADFTGDERNYDGVDIMREKALRSLEEAMIYGLQFTIQDLSSRALTIHPNALSCYNELILKDE, encoded by the coding sequence ATGAGTATTGAGTCTTATAAGAAGATAATCAAAGGCAGAATGGGAGAAAAAAGATATATTCATTCTGTAAATGTTGCAAAACAAGCTCAAAAACTTGCGAAAATTTATGGTTGTGATGAAGAGAAAGCAATGACTGCCGGTATTCTTCACGATGTAACAAAAGAAACACCTTTTGATGAACAGTTGAAAATTATAACAGAGGGTGGTATAATTTTGGATGAGATTGAAAAATCAAGTCAAAAATTGTGGCATCCCATTTCAGGTTCAGTATATATTCAGAAATATTTAGATATTAATGATGCTGATATTATCAATGCTATTAGATTTCATACAACCGGTAGAAGTAATATGTCTTTGCTTGAAAAAATTATTTTTGTAGCTGACTTTACCGGTGATGAAAGAAATTATGATGGTGTTGATATTATGAGAGAAAAGGCTTTAAGAAGCCTTGAAGAAGCTATGATTTATGGCTTACAGTTTACTATACAAGATCTCTCAAGCAGAGCATTGACAATTCACCCTAATGCTTTGTCTTGTTATAATGAATTAATTTTAAAGGATGAATAA
- the nadD gene encoding nicotinate (nicotinamide) nucleotide adenylyltransferase → MNIAIFGGAFNPIHKAHTTLAENVLKECNVEKVIFIPTFISPHKSMQYAVPFEHRVNMCKIATKDNDNFIVSTLEENFKGKSYTYRTLEELKKLYPNDNLFLVTGADMYLTFLQWRNPDEIFSLATLITCPRDDGDYNSLVEYSKVLEKHNGKSIILKEPIMELSSTIVRDDVNEAFKRDLIDKNVFEYIRNNQLYGVK, encoded by the coding sequence ATGAATATTGCTATTTTTGGTGGTGCATTTAACCCAATTCACAAAGCTCATACAACTCTTGCAGAAAATGTTCTAAAGGAATGTAATGTTGAAAAAGTTATTTTTATACCGACTTTCATCAGTCCACATAAAAGTATGCAATATGCAGTTCCTTTTGAACATAGAGTGAATATGTGTAAAATAGCTACTAAAGATAATGATAATTTTATTGTTTCAACTTTAGAAGAAAATTTCAAAGGCAAAAGTTACACCTACAGAACCCTTGAAGAACTAAAAAAACTTTATCCTAATGATAATTTATTTTTAGTTACAGGTGCTGATATGTACTTAACTTTTTTACAGTGGAGAAATCCTGATGAAATTTTCAGTTTAGCTACACTGATTACTTGTCCAAGAGATGATGGTGACTATAATTCTTTAGTAGAATATTCAAAAGTTTTGGAAAAACATAATGGCAAGTCAATTATTCTGAAAGAACCTATTATGGAACTTTCTTCAACCATTGTAAGAGATGATGTGAATGAGGCTTTTAAAAGAGATTTAATTGATAAGAATGTATTTGAATATATTAGAAATAATCAATTATATGGGGTGAAGTAA
- a CDS encoding YhbY family RNA-binding protein yields the protein MLTSKQRAYLRGIANSIDTILMVGKGSITDQVVKQAEDALYAREIIKGKVLENCEINSRQVADILSEKLDCDVVQVIGSKFVLYKPNPDEPVIKLPRANK from the coding sequence ATGCTAACAAGTAAACAGAGAGCATACCTAAGAGGTATTGCAAATTCAATAGATACAATTTTAATGGTTGGTAAAGGCAGTATCACAGACCAAGTTGTTAAACAGGCTGAAGATGCACTTTATGCAAGAGAAATTATTAAGGGTAAGGTTCTTGAAAATTGTGAAATCAATTCAAGACAAGTTGCTGATATTTTGTCAGAAAAACTTGATTGTGATGTAGTACAGGTTATCGGTTCAAAGTTTGTTCTATATAAGCCTAATCCTGACGAACCTGTAATTAAGCTACCAAGAGCAAATAAGTAA
- the rdgB gene encoding RdgB/HAM1 family non-canonical purine NTP pyrophosphatase — translation MRKFLIASNNAHKVVELNRILNPLGIHAVTAKECNIDLGDVEETGTTFAENAKIKAMSAFEKSGMPSVADDSGLMIDALDGRPGVYSARYAGENATDEDRYNKVLEEMKDVPEDKRTARFVSSICCILEDGTVITAEGYSEGKIAYEPHGTEGFGYDPIFITDSGKSFAELTSEEKDAISHRGNALRILREKLLKYI, via the coding sequence ATGAGAAAGTTTTTAATTGCATCTAATAATGCACATAAAGTTGTAGAACTTAATAGAATTCTAAACCCATTGGGTATTCACGCAGTTACTGCTAAGGAATGTAACATTGACCTAGGTGATGTTGAAGAAACAGGCACTACATTTGCCGAAAATGCTAAAATTAAAGCTATGTCAGCTTTTGAAAAGTCAGGTATGCCTTCAGTAGCTGATGACTCAGGTTTGATGATTGACGCATTAGATGGCAGACCCGGAGTATATTCAGCTAGATATGCCGGTGAAAATGCAACCGATGAAGATAGATATAATAAAGTCCTAGAAGAAATGAAGGATGTACCGGAAGATAAGCGTACTGCAAGATTTGTTTCAAGTATTTGTTGTATTCTTGAGGATGGTACAGTTATTACAGCAGAAGGATATAGCGAAGGCAAAATTGCATATGAACCTCATGGAACAGAGGGTTTTGGTTATGACCCGATTTTCATTACAGATAGTGGCAAGTCTTTTGCAGAACTAACTTCCGAAGAAAAGGATGCTATCAGTCACAGAGGTAATGCATTAAGAATATTAAGAGAAAAGTTGTTAAAATATATTTAA
- the ftsY gene encoding signal recognition particle-docking protein FtsY — MGLFKKIKEGLKKTRDSVVSQIDSMLKSFTKIDEELFEELTELLVMGDVGIQTAEQITDELRVRVKKEGIKDPKEITQLLQEVVADMLRGDEELKISTKPSIILVIGVNGVGKTTTIGKLANNLKKQGKSVLLAAADTFRAAAIEQLEIWADRSGCDIVKQNEGSDPAAVIYDAISAAKARNTDVIICDTAGRLHNKKHLMDELAKIGRVIDRELPDADKEYLLVLDATTGQNAVNQAEQFSKATGITGIVLTKLDGTAKGGVVLAIKNGLGIPVKYIGVGEQIDDLQEFVPEDFAKALFDFGDKE, encoded by the coding sequence ATGGGACTATTTAAAAAGATTAAAGAAGGTCTTAAAAAAACAAGAGACAGTGTTGTAAGTCAGATTGACTCAATGCTAAAGTCTTTTACAAAGATTGATGAAGAACTTTTTGAGGAACTAACTGAACTTCTTGTAATGGGCGATGTTGGTATTCAAACAGCAGAACAGATTACCGATGAACTAAGAGTCAGAGTAAAAAAAGAAGGTATCAAAGACCCTAAAGAAATCACACAACTTCTACAAGAAGTAGTTGCAGATATGCTTAGAGGTGATGAAGAACTAAAAATTTCTACAAAGCCATCTATTATTCTTGTAATCGGTGTTAATGGTGTAGGCAAGACTACAACTATCGGTAAACTTGCTAATAACCTAAAAAAGCAAGGCAAGAGTGTTTTACTTGCAGCTGCAGATACATTTAGAGCAGCAGCTATTGAACAGTTAGAGATTTGGGCTGACAGAAGTGGTTGTGATATTGTTAAACAGAACGAAGGTTCTGACCCTGCAGCAGTAATTTATGATGCTATTTCAGCAGCAAAAGCAAGAAACACAGATGTAATTATTTGTGATACTGCAGGACGACTACACAACAAAAAGCACCTTATGGATGAACTTGCAAAAATCGGTAGAGTTATCGACAGAGAACTTCCTGACGCAGATAAAGAATACTTACTTGTACTAGACGCAACAACAGGCCAGAATGCAGTTAATCAGGCTGAACAGTTTAGTAAAGCAACAGGCATTACAGGTATTGTTCTTACAAAACTAGATGGTACTGCTAAGGGTGGTGTAGTTCTTGCAATTAAGAACGGTCTAGGTATTCCTGTTAAGTACATTGGTGTTGGTGAACAGATTGATGACCTACAAGAATTTGTTCCGGAAGATTTTGCAAAAGCTCTGTTTGATTTTGGTGATAAAGAATGA
- the smc gene encoding chromosome segregation protein SMC — protein MLLKSLELHGFKTFPDRIKLSFDKGITSIVGPNGSGKSNISDAIRWVLGEQSAKTLRCSKMEDVVFNGTDKRKKTGYAEVTLSIDNKDRILPFDGDEVAVTRRYYRSGESEYMINKATVRLRDIHELFMDTGLGRDGYSMIGQGKIDSIVASKSEERREIFEEASGISRYRYRKTEAERKLKSTEENLVRLRDIVGELEDRVGPLKKQSEKAQKFLVLSEEKKGLEIALWLNTLDNSANIIKEQDDKIDIQRAQYENAEQELANISSETESIYLKNGEITSKIDTIRRNISQFESEVSNNNALISVANNDIEHNKETITRLETEIEQLDNSFTEIEFQIKEKKENVEKLKLSIEEKQKEYNEVSENLNTISVDASRSGDELQELNSRLAELSQKSANAKVVLLTSDSSINELNERIETLNSSLSEKESNLETTSKMLEDYKVQGKDSAEKVEMLSNSIKGLELKINNLKTRNENSKSEIDRLTLDSNEKLRRANILEDLEKNLEGFAHSVKTVMNLSRHGKIGGIHGPVSRLIKVPTDYAVAIETALGGAMQNIVTGNEEDAKRAIRTLKENKGGRATFLPIATIKPRYLNENGIDSCFGFVGVASDLCDCKDEYKGILQNLLGKIVIAEDLNSAVSIAKKYSYRFKVVTLDGQVVNAGGSLTGGSLNKRTGLLSRASEIEKYRKEAKVLADKANKLKEQYSNSQQEFAKYEADILGTRGNLSTEQQELIRLRTEYKACQNEYDSLVSSIDFTKNEIVECENKISNLQKDKETADKEFSAFEEEIANIEKTTSNLTGNRLALTEKREQLSEKLQNIRLEIVTFEKDKEALISEIRTSEYNSQHQTERKENLRNQIVSVNSNIDIINKKIESYTNISNNYQDKIAEFNNAIEKLNGDKEKFEKKSVELRQKEKDLNSTREVSGRELARLEERKINLQKQYDDIIAKLWDEYELTKRQAEEISIEIENVSTARKRLNEIKSSIRGLGSVNVSAIEEYKEVSERYEFLGAQVSDVEKSKNEIERLINDLTKQMKDAFIENFHEINKHFGETFKELFGGGTASLELANPDDILNSGIDIIAHPPGKIVVHLEALSGGEKALVAIALYFSIMKVRPAPFCVMDEIEAALDDVNVDRFAQYMRRMTDRTQFITITHRRGTMEESDVLYGVTMQDEGISKLLELRASEVAAKLGMKAN, from the coding sequence ATGCTACTAAAATCATTGGAATTGCATGGCTTTAAAACTTTTCCCGATAGAATAAAGCTATCCTTTGATAAGGGTATTACTTCAATTGTAGGACCTAACGGTTCAGGAAAAAGTAACATAAGTGACGCAATTAGATGGGTACTTGGTGAGCAGTCAGCAAAAACTCTAAGATGTTCCAAGATGGAAGATGTTGTTTTTAACGGAACAGACAAGAGAAAAAAGACAGGCTATGCAGAAGTTACCTTGTCTATTGATAACAAAGACAGAATACTTCCTTTTGATGGTGACGAAGTAGCCGTTACAAGAAGATATTACAGAAGTGGCGAAAGTGAATATATGATTAACAAAGCCACAGTAAGACTTAGAGATATTCATGAATTGTTTATGGATACAGGTCTTGGTCGTGACGGTTATTCTATGATTGGTCAAGGTAAAATTGACAGTATTGTTGCATCAAAAAGTGAAGAAAGAAGAGAAATATTTGAAGAAGCATCAGGTATTTCTCGTTATAGATATAGAAAAACCGAGGCTGAAAGAAAGCTAAAAAGTACGGAAGAAAATCTTGTTAGACTTAGAGATATTGTTGGTGAACTTGAAGATAGAGTCGGTCCACTAAAGAAACAGTCAGAAAAAGCACAAAAGTTCCTTGTACTTTCTGAAGAAAAGAAAGGTCTTGAAATTGCTTTATGGCTAAATACTCTTGATAATTCAGCAAACATTATCAAAGAACAAGATGACAAAATAGATATTCAAAGAGCACAGTATGAAAATGCTGAACAAGAACTTGCAAATATCAGTTCAGAAACAGAGTCTATATATTTAAAAAATGGTGAAATCACTTCTAAGATTGACACCATAAGAAGAAATATTTCTCAGTTTGAGTCAGAAGTTAGCAACAACAATGCCCTTATTTCTGTTGCAAATAACGACATTGAGCATAACAAAGAAACTATCACAAGGCTTGAAACTGAAATTGAACAACTTGACAATTCCTTTACTGAAATTGAATTTCAAATTAAAGAGAAAAAAGAAAATGTTGAAAAATTAAAACTAAGCATTGAAGAAAAACAAAAGGAATATAACGAAGTATCCGAAAACCTAAATACTATCAGTGTTGATGCTTCCCGTAGTGGTGATGAACTTCAAGAACTAAATTCAAGATTAGCTGAATTATCCCAAAAGTCAGCTAATGCAAAGGTAGTTTTACTTACAAGTGATTCATCAATTAATGAACTTAATGAAAGAATAGAAACCCTAAATTCTTCATTATCAGAAAAAGAAAGTAATTTAGAAACTACTTCTAAAATGCTTGAAGATTATAAGGTGCAAGGTAAAGACTCTGCCGAAAAGGTAGAAATGCTTTCCAATTCTATTAAGGGTCTGGAACTTAAAATCAATAACCTAAAGACCAGAAATGAAAATTCTAAAAGCGAAATTGACAGATTAACTCTTGACTCTAACGAAAAACTTAGAAGAGCCAATATTCTTGAGGACTTAGAAAAGAACCTTGAAGGTTTTGCCCACAGTGTAAAAACTGTTATGAACCTTTCAAGACATGGCAAAATCGGTGGTATTCACGGACCTGTTTCAAGATTAATTAAAGTACCGACAGACTATGCAGTAGCTATCGAAACTGCTTTAGGTGGTGCAATGCAGAACATTGTTACAGGCAATGAAGAAGATGCTAAGAGAGCAATTCGTACACTAAAAGAAAATAAAGGTGGTAGAGCAACTTTCCTACCTATTGCTACAATTAAACCTAGATACCTAAATGAAAATGGTATTGACAGTTGTTTTGGTTTTGTTGGTGTAGCATCAGATTTGTGTGATTGCAAAGATGAATACAAAGGTATTCTACAAAACCTACTTGGTAAGATTGTTATTGCCGAAGACCTTAATTCAGCAGTATCTATTGCTAAAAAGTATTCATACCGTTTCAAGGTAGTTACTCTTGATGGTCAGGTTGTTAATGCCGGTGGTTCTCTAACAGGTGGTTCATTAAATAAACGAACAGGTTTGTTATCTCGTGCAAGTGAGATTGAAAAGTACCGTAAAGAGGCTAAAGTTCTTGCAGATAAAGCAAACAAACTTAAAGAACAGTACAGTAACAGTCAGCAAGAATTTGCAAAGTATGAGGCTGATATTTTAGGTACTAGAGGAAATTTATCTACTGAACAACAAGAACTTATCAGATTAAGAACTGAATATAAGGCTTGTCAAAATGAATATGATTCTTTAGTTAGCAGTATTGATTTTACAAAGAATGAAATTGTAGAATGTGAAAATAAAATTTCTAATCTACAAAAAGACAAAGAAACTGCCGATAAAGAATTTAGTGCATTTGAAGAAGAAATTGCAAATATCGAAAAAACAACTTCTAACCTTACAGGCAACAGACTTGCACTAACCGAAAAGAGAGAACAACTTTCTGAAAAACTACAAAATATCAGACTTGAAATTGTTACTTTTGAAAAGGACAAAGAGGCTTTAATCAGCGAAATCAGAACATCTGAATACAACAGTCAGCATCAAACCGAAAGAAAAGAGAACTTGCGTAATCAGATTGTTTCTGTAAATTCAAATATTGATATAATTAATAAGAAGATTGAAAGTTACACTAATATTTCAAACAATTATCAAGATAAAATTGCTGAATTCAATAATGCTATTGAAAAGCTAAATGGCGATAAAGAAAAGTTTGAAAAGAAAAGTGTAGAACTTAGACAGAAAGAAAAAGACCTAAACTCTACAAGAGAAGTTTCCGGCAGAGAACTTGCTCGTCTTGAAGAAAGAAAAATCAATCTACAAAAGCAGTATGATGATATTATTGCAAAACTTTGGGATGAATATGAACTTACAAAAAGACAAGCAGAAGAAATTTCTATTGAAATTGAAAATGTTTCAACTGCCAGAAAGAGACTTAATGAAATTAAGTCATCAATCAGAGGTCTTGGTTCTGTTAATGTTTCAGCTATTGAAGAATACAAGGAAGTATCCGAAAGATATGAATTCCTAGGTGCTCAAGTTTCCGATGTAGAAAAGTCTAAGAATGAAATCGAAAGACTTATTAATGACTTAACAAAACAAATGAAAGATGCTTTCATTGAGAACTTCCACGAAATCAATAAGCACTTTGGAGAAACATTCAAAGAATTATTTGGTGGTGGTACTGCTTCTCTTGAACTTGCAAACCCTGATGATATTCTAAACAGTGGTATTGATATTATCGCTCATCCTCCCGGAAAGATTGTTGTTCATCTAGAAGCACTTTCAGGTGGTGAAAAGGCACTTGTTGCTATTGCACTATACTTCTCAATTATGAAGGTCAGACCTGCACCATTCTGTGTTATGGATGAAATTGAAGCAGCCCTTGATGATGTTAATGTTGACAGATTTGCTCAGTATATGAGAAGAATGACAGACAGAACTCAGTTTATTACCATTACCCACAGAAGAGGTACAATGGAAGAATCTGATGTTCTTTACGGTGTAACAATGCAAGATGAGGGTATCTCAAAGTTACTTGAACTTCGTGCATCAGAAGTTGCAGCAAAGCTTGGAATGAAAGCAAACTAA